The following are encoded in a window of Magnolia sinica isolate HGM2019 chromosome 11, MsV1, whole genome shotgun sequence genomic DNA:
- the LOC131218766 gene encoding probable protein phosphatase 2C 55 isoform X3 translates to MISRGNRYPQTLLWVARKIMADVMGAIFQDLAIRCMTALSIFDSAHSKVPLCHLRTGCKLISNVATSRIGKICSVSTDGQNASVKPLKMIPGSYYLPKPGTTRGEDAHFICEDEQVIGLADGVGGWAQSGIDAGEFARELMSHAVNAIKEEPKGAINPLRVLQNAFSNTKAMGSSTACIAALKDQHIHALNIGDSGFIVVRKGSVSFRAPMQQHFFNCPFQLGSGPYSDPPTAGEEMEFGLVTGDVIVAGTDGLFDNLFDNEVAEAILQGNRDGVGPQEMASRLAKLAWERAHDSERVTPFSIAAREAGYSFSGGKIDDITVIVANVTDGQA, encoded by the exons GAAAATCATGGCGGATGTGATGGGAGCTATTTTCCAAGATTTAGCAATTCGGTGCATGACTGCATTAAGCATCTTTGATAGTGCTCATTCGAAAGTACCCTTGTGTCATCTTCGCACTGGTTGTAAGCTGATTAGCAATGTAGCCACTTCCAGAATCGGCAAGATTTGCTCAGTTTCAACTGATGG GCAGAATGCTAGTGTTAAACCCCTGAAGATGATTCCCGGATCATATTACCTTCCAAAGCCAGGCACGACCCGTGGGGAGGACGCTCATTTCATATGTGAAGATGAGCAAGTAATTGGTCTGGCAGATGGAGTTGGCGGTTGGGCCCAGTCGGGTATTGATGCAGGAGAATTCGCTCGAGAACTGATGTCCCACGCAGTCAATGCAATAAAAGAGGAGCCCAAAGGCGCCATTAACCCACTCAGGGTACTACAGAATGCCTTTTCAAACACCAAAGCCATGGGAAGCTCGACGGCATGCATTGCAGCACTCAAAGACCAG CACATACATGCCTTGAACATTGGTGATAGCGGTTTTATTGTGGTTAGAAAGGGAAGCGTCTCCTTCCGTGCACCCATGCAACAGCACTTCTTCAATTGCCCATTTCAACTGGGGAGCGGTCCTTACAGTGATCCACCCACAGCTGGAGAG GAAATGGAGTTTGGTCTCGTGACGGGGGATGTCATCGTTGCTGGCACGGATGGGCTGTTTGATAACTTGTTCGATAACGAGGTGGCTGAGGCCATACTTCAGGGGAATAGAGATGGTGTGGGCCCACAGGAGATGGCTTCAAGGCTAGCCAAACTTGCATGGGAACGAGCCCATGATAGCGAACGTGTGACACCATTCTCCATCGCTGCCCGAGAAGCTGGATACAGCTTTTCTGGCGGAAAGATCGATGATATCACCGTCATTGTTGCCAACGTTACGGATGGTCAAGCATGA
- the LOC131218766 gene encoding probable protein phosphatase 2C 55 isoform X4, translating to MISRGNRKIMADVMGAIFQDLAIRCMTALSIFDSAHSKVPLCHLRTGCKLISNVATSRIGKICSVSTDGQNASVKPLKMIPGSYYLPKPGTTRGEDAHFICEDEQVIGLADGVGGWAQSGIDAGEFARELMSHAVNAIKEEPKGAINPLRVLQNAFSNTKAMGSSTACIAALKDQHIHALNIGDSGFIVVRKGSVSFRAPMQQHFFNCPFQLGSGPYSDPPTAGEEMEFGLVTGDVIVAGTDGLFDNLFDNEVAEAILQGNRDGVGPQEMASRLAKLAWERAHDSERVTPFSIAAREAGYSFSGGKIDDITVIVANVTDGQA from the exons GAAAATCATGGCGGATGTGATGGGAGCTATTTTCCAAGATTTAGCAATTCGGTGCATGACTGCATTAAGCATCTTTGATAGTGCTCATTCGAAAGTACCCTTGTGTCATCTTCGCACTGGTTGTAAGCTGATTAGCAATGTAGCCACTTCCAGAATCGGCAAGATTTGCTCAGTTTCAACTGATGG GCAGAATGCTAGTGTTAAACCCCTGAAGATGATTCCCGGATCATATTACCTTCCAAAGCCAGGCACGACCCGTGGGGAGGACGCTCATTTCATATGTGAAGATGAGCAAGTAATTGGTCTGGCAGATGGAGTTGGCGGTTGGGCCCAGTCGGGTATTGATGCAGGAGAATTCGCTCGAGAACTGATGTCCCACGCAGTCAATGCAATAAAAGAGGAGCCCAAAGGCGCCATTAACCCACTCAGGGTACTACAGAATGCCTTTTCAAACACCAAAGCCATGGGAAGCTCGACGGCATGCATTGCAGCACTCAAAGACCAG CACATACATGCCTTGAACATTGGTGATAGCGGTTTTATTGTGGTTAGAAAGGGAAGCGTCTCCTTCCGTGCACCCATGCAACAGCACTTCTTCAATTGCCCATTTCAACTGGGGAGCGGTCCTTACAGTGATCCACCCACAGCTGGAGAG GAAATGGAGTTTGGTCTCGTGACGGGGGATGTCATCGTTGCTGGCACGGATGGGCTGTTTGATAACTTGTTCGATAACGAGGTGGCTGAGGCCATACTTCAGGGGAATAGAGATGGTGTGGGCCCACAGGAGATGGCTTCAAGGCTAGCCAAACTTGCATGGGAACGAGCCCATGATAGCGAACGTGTGACACCATTCTCCATCGCTGCCCGAGAAGCTGGATACAGCTTTTCTGGCGGAAAGATCGATGATATCACCGTCATTGTTGCCAACGTTACGGATGGTCAAGCATGA
- the LOC131218766 gene encoding probable protein phosphatase 2C 55 isoform X2 — protein MPSNFDIVFYPKIMADVMGAIFQDLAIRCMTALSIFDSAHSKVPLCHLRTGCKLISNVATSRIGKICSVSTDGQNASVKPLKMIPGSYYLPKPGTTRGEDAHFICEDEQVIGLADGVGGWAQSGIDAGEFARELMSHAVNAIKEEPKGAINPLRVLQNAFSNTKAMGSSTACIAALKDQHIHALNIGDSGFIVVRKGSVSFRAPMQQHFFNCPFQLGSGPYSDPPTAGEEMEFGLVTGDVIVAGTDGLFDNLFDNEVAEAILQGNRDGVGPQEMASRLAKLAWERAHDSERVTPFSIAAREAGYSFSGGKIDDITVIVANVTDGQA, from the exons GAAAATCATGGCGGATGTGATGGGAGCTATTTTCCAAGATTTAGCAATTCGGTGCATGACTGCATTAAGCATCTTTGATAGTGCTCATTCGAAAGTACCCTTGTGTCATCTTCGCACTGGTTGTAAGCTGATTAGCAATGTAGCCACTTCCAGAATCGGCAAGATTTGCTCAGTTTCAACTGATGG GCAGAATGCTAGTGTTAAACCCCTGAAGATGATTCCCGGATCATATTACCTTCCAAAGCCAGGCACGACCCGTGGGGAGGACGCTCATTTCATATGTGAAGATGAGCAAGTAATTGGTCTGGCAGATGGAGTTGGCGGTTGGGCCCAGTCGGGTATTGATGCAGGAGAATTCGCTCGAGAACTGATGTCCCACGCAGTCAATGCAATAAAAGAGGAGCCCAAAGGCGCCATTAACCCACTCAGGGTACTACAGAATGCCTTTTCAAACACCAAAGCCATGGGAAGCTCGACGGCATGCATTGCAGCACTCAAAGACCAG CACATACATGCCTTGAACATTGGTGATAGCGGTTTTATTGTGGTTAGAAAGGGAAGCGTCTCCTTCCGTGCACCCATGCAACAGCACTTCTTCAATTGCCCATTTCAACTGGGGAGCGGTCCTTACAGTGATCCACCCACAGCTGGAGAG GAAATGGAGTTTGGTCTCGTGACGGGGGATGTCATCGTTGCTGGCACGGATGGGCTGTTTGATAACTTGTTCGATAACGAGGTGGCTGAGGCCATACTTCAGGGGAATAGAGATGGTGTGGGCCCACAGGAGATGGCTTCAAGGCTAGCCAAACTTGCATGGGAACGAGCCCATGATAGCGAACGTGTGACACCATTCTCCATCGCTGCCCGAGAAGCTGGATACAGCTTTTCTGGCGGAAAGATCGATGATATCACCGTCATTGTTGCCAACGTTACGGATGGTCAAGCATGA
- the LOC131218766 gene encoding probable protein phosphatase 2C 55 isoform X5 — translation MADVMGAIFQDLAIRCMTALSIFDSAHSKVPLCHLRTGCKLISNVATSRIGKICSVSTDGQNASVKPLKMIPGSYYLPKPGTTRGEDAHFICEDEQVIGLADGVGGWAQSGIDAGEFARELMSHAVNAIKEEPKGAINPLRVLQNAFSNTKAMGSSTACIAALKDQHIHALNIGDSGFIVVRKGSVSFRAPMQQHFFNCPFQLGSGPYSDPPTAGEEMEFGLVTGDVIVAGTDGLFDNLFDNEVAEAILQGNRDGVGPQEMASRLAKLAWERAHDSERVTPFSIAAREAGYSFSGGKIDDITVIVANVTDGQA, via the exons ATGGCGGATGTGATGGGAGCTATTTTCCAAGATTTAGCAATTCGGTGCATGACTGCATTAAGCATCTTTGATAGTGCTCATTCGAAAGTACCCTTGTGTCATCTTCGCACTGGTTGTAAGCTGATTAGCAATGTAGCCACTTCCAGAATCGGCAAGATTTGCTCAGTTTCAACTGATGG GCAGAATGCTAGTGTTAAACCCCTGAAGATGATTCCCGGATCATATTACCTTCCAAAGCCAGGCACGACCCGTGGGGAGGACGCTCATTTCATATGTGAAGATGAGCAAGTAATTGGTCTGGCAGATGGAGTTGGCGGTTGGGCCCAGTCGGGTATTGATGCAGGAGAATTCGCTCGAGAACTGATGTCCCACGCAGTCAATGCAATAAAAGAGGAGCCCAAAGGCGCCATTAACCCACTCAGGGTACTACAGAATGCCTTTTCAAACACCAAAGCCATGGGAAGCTCGACGGCATGCATTGCAGCACTCAAAGACCAG CACATACATGCCTTGAACATTGGTGATAGCGGTTTTATTGTGGTTAGAAAGGGAAGCGTCTCCTTCCGTGCACCCATGCAACAGCACTTCTTCAATTGCCCATTTCAACTGGGGAGCGGTCCTTACAGTGATCCACCCACAGCTGGAGAG GAAATGGAGTTTGGTCTCGTGACGGGGGATGTCATCGTTGCTGGCACGGATGGGCTGTTTGATAACTTGTTCGATAACGAGGTGGCTGAGGCCATACTTCAGGGGAATAGAGATGGTGTGGGCCCACAGGAGATGGCTTCAAGGCTAGCCAAACTTGCATGGGAACGAGCCCATGATAGCGAACGTGTGACACCATTCTCCATCGCTGCCCGAGAAGCTGGATACAGCTTTTCTGGCGGAAAGATCGATGATATCACCGTCATTGTTGCCAACGTTACGGATGGTCAAGCATGA